Proteins encoded together in one Desulfovibrio sp. UCD-KL4C window:
- a CDS encoding glycosyltransferase — protein sequence MKSKGITAVIRSMGGGGAERVLTNMLNYWAEQGRPVSLITNTLADTHVYALHPSIRSICIPPINIPNNLDDCPWDVIHLRQAITMERNDTVISFMEKSNIPTIMATLGLPVRVIISERIDPRTQTKYSEYKKNLARKLYPFADALVVQTQSVKAWAEEFMEEEKVSVIRNMVTLEDSYISPPFPPPQKFICCMGRITKNKGLPGLVENLPKIFEKFPDHHLVILGDGEDQKALEAQVAALNLGKKVHILGFLSNAHSILKKAEVFVLPSLCEGFPNALIEAMVLGVPSISFDCPSGPSEIIDHEKNGLLIPEQNYEALTSAIMDLLDSPKKRANLSRNAKIWVQSECELNMIMEKWNKLCW from the coding sequence ATGAAATCCAAGGGTATTACTGCCGTCATACGTTCCATGGGCGGAGGCGGAGCGGAAAGGGTATTAACCAATATGCTTAACTACTGGGCAGAACAAGGCCGTCCTGTTAGCTTGATAACCAATACGTTAGCTGACACTCATGTTTATGCACTCCATCCATCAATTAGAAGTATCTGTATTCCGCCTATAAATATTCCCAATAATTTGGATGACTGTCCTTGGGATGTAATTCATTTACGCCAAGCAATTACGATGGAAAGAAATGATACGGTCATTTCTTTTATGGAAAAAAGTAATATTCCAACCATTATGGCAACCCTTGGTCTTCCGGTAAGAGTTATTATTTCTGAACGTATTGATCCGCGCACCCAGACCAAATATTCTGAATACAAAAAAAATCTGGCCCGTAAATTATACCCCTTTGCTGATGCACTTGTCGTTCAGACACAAAGTGTTAAGGCTTGGGCTGAAGAGTTTATGGAGGAAGAGAAGGTTTCTGTTATCCGTAATATGGTTACGTTGGAAGATTCTTATATCTCTCCTCCTTTTCCTCCGCCTCAAAAATTTATCTGTTGCATGGGCCGGATTACAAAGAATAAAGGTTTGCCCGGATTAGTTGAGAATTTACCCAAAATCTTTGAAAAATTCCCGGATCACCACTTAGTCATTTTAGGGGATGGAGAAGACCAAAAGGCTCTTGAAGCACAAGTTGCAGCTCTAAATTTGGGGAAAAAAGTTCATATACTGGGGTTTCTTTCCAATGCCCACAGTATCTTGAAAAAAGCGGAAGTTTTTGTTTTGCCTTCGCTTTGTGAAGGTTTTCCAAATGCTTTGATTGAAGCCATGGTGCTGGGAGTGCCATCGATTAGCTTTGATTGCCCCTCCGGTCCCAGTGAAATTATCGACCATGAAAAGAACGGGCTGTTAATCCCGGAACAAAACTATGAAGCTTTAACATCCGCAATAATGGATCTTTTAGATTCCCCTAAGAAAAGAGCTAATTTATCCAGAAATGCTAAAATATGGGTTCAGTCTGAGTGCGAGCTAAATATGATTATGGAAAAATGGAACAAACTTTGTTGGTGA
- a CDS encoding TylF/MycF/NovP-related O-methyltransferase — MKDVLAKIKKEFLKLPKEIYKHYLPDKIENSYHQFRWLLAFGKVVCPEYRFHWPQLDWWYNQEFTDYLVRFNEEHSMNTFKRWNLLQYLKQVTTVEGDTVECGSYTGASSFLILKRNLQSSYPKKHFIFDSFEGLSEPEEVDGDHWSKNDLVTTEQELVKNIKEFEGGYKMFKGWIPTHFEKVAKKKFSFLHIDVDLYQPTFDSIVFFYPRMNSGGIIICDDYGFSACPGATKAIDEFMHDKPEELFLPASGTCVIVKK, encoded by the coding sequence ATGAAAGATGTTTTAGCTAAAATAAAAAAAGAATTTCTTAAGCTTCCTAAAGAGATATATAAGCACTATCTTCCTGATAAAATTGAAAATTCATATCATCAATTCAGGTGGCTACTCGCTTTTGGTAAAGTGGTATGCCCGGAATACAGATTCCATTGGCCTCAATTGGATTGGTGGTATAATCAAGAATTTACGGATTACTTGGTTCGTTTCAACGAAGAGCATAGTATGAATACCTTTAAACGTTGGAACTTGCTCCAGTACCTCAAGCAAGTAACAACTGTTGAAGGCGATACTGTAGAATGCGGAAGTTATACAGGAGCTTCTTCCTTCTTGATTTTAAAAAGAAATTTGCAATCTTCCTATCCTAAAAAACATTTTATTTTTGATTCCTTTGAAGGGTTGTCTGAACCGGAAGAAGTCGACGGTGATCACTGGTCTAAAAATGACCTCGTAACAACTGAGCAAGAGTTAGTAAAAAATATTAAGGAATTTGAAGGCGGTTACAAAATGTTTAAAGGTTGGATTCCAACCCATTTTGAAAAAGTAGCAAAAAAAAAATTTTCTTTTCTCCACATAGATGTAGATCTGTATCAGCCTACTTTTGATTCCATAGTCTTTTTTTATCCGAGAATGAATTCAGGGGGCATAATCATCTGTGATGACTATGGCTTTTCTGCGTGTCCGGGAGCCACTAAAGCTATTGATGAATTTATGCACGACAAACCAGAAGAACTTTTTTTACCAGCTTCCGGTACATGTGTAATTGTAAAAAAATAA
- a CDS encoding PEP/pyruvate-binding domain-containing protein produces the protein MNVALGTKAETLKALLNAGFNVPKVFYFKTEEWEKDLDAILNSIYQNFAEYNFIIVRSSAIAEDGHTASAAGAFESILNIDINNRCFLKKAITKVIASYDRSEGDQVLIQPMISDIEASGVIMTRCLEDGSPYYVINYDDESGKTDSITGGSGASKTIYIYKGFSLEDFSSKRVKKMMELVYSLEKVFLKIPLDIEFALDRNFKMHLFQVRKICTVKNWHPNVESIVSTKIRFVENFVSNYFKKRFGVFGERTILGVMPDWNPAEIIGVTPKPLAASLYREIITRSTWRKSREMMGYKKNAPEELMVLVAGRPYIDVRNSFNSFLPAGLKPEVAEKVVSGYIERLDNNPKFHDKVEFEIAATIFDPCFDDNFKRRYPSLLTESEFNQYREKLLELTNFNLDQKNTLLPAYESIELLKSRQKMYPKLSCDISFFELTSILRSLLDDCIEFGTIPFSIIARHGFIAESLLRSLIHKKGISKERVEEFKRSITTVSGEMSKHFNEICSSGGDNEVAKKDFIAKYGHLRPGTYDILSLKYSDRENLFLNISSCQTADQIHKDFVLSSSERKAMNKILTGSGIESVDAEFFLEYAAKAISGREYAKFIFTRNLSLILDGLGLWGEKIGLAKEEVAMLNLPDIMDSLYSHLDSSVYGHYEELVRKGKKQYELANYFKLSYLIRSSADVYVVPQHRCAPNFITSKRVEAPIVIVSNTSTESENLAGAIVCIESADPGYDWIFTRKIAGLVTKYGGTNSHMAIRCAEYGLPAVIGCGEMLYDKISGASFCCLDADLKKITPCEMK, from the coding sequence ATGAATGTTGCCCTTGGAACAAAAGCAGAAACTTTAAAAGCCTTACTCAATGCGGGTTTTAACGTACCGAAGGTTTTTTATTTTAAAACTGAGGAATGGGAAAAGGATTTAGATGCTATTTTAAACAGTATTTATCAAAATTTTGCTGAATACAATTTTATTATTGTGCGTAGTAGTGCCATTGCTGAGGATGGTCACACTGCTTCTGCAGCGGGTGCTTTTGAATCAATTCTTAATATTGATATTAACAATCGCTGCTTTCTAAAAAAAGCTATAACGAAAGTAATTGCCTCTTATGACCGCTCCGAAGGGGATCAGGTTCTAATCCAACCCATGATTTCTGATATTGAAGCCAGCGGGGTAATTATGACCCGTTGCCTCGAAGATGGATCTCCTTACTATGTAATCAATTATGATGATGAATCAGGAAAAACCGACTCCATTACTGGTGGGAGCGGCGCAAGTAAAACCATCTACATCTATAAAGGTTTTTCTCTGGAAGATTTTAGCTCCAAGCGTGTCAAAAAAATGATGGAGCTTGTTTATTCTTTGGAAAAGGTATTTCTAAAAATTCCATTAGATATTGAATTTGCCCTCGACCGTAACTTTAAGATGCACCTTTTTCAGGTTCGTAAAATTTGCACGGTGAAAAACTGGCACCCAAATGTAGAGAGCATTGTTTCCACCAAAATCCGTTTTGTTGAAAATTTTGTTTCCAACTACTTTAAAAAGCGATTTGGCGTTTTTGGTGAGCGGACAATTTTGGGAGTTATGCCTGATTGGAACCCCGCGGAAATAATAGGAGTCACACCAAAACCTCTTGCGGCCTCGCTATACCGTGAGATTATAACCCGCTCAACATGGAGAAAAAGTAGAGAAATGATGGGGTATAAAAAAAATGCTCCGGAAGAGCTCATGGTTTTGGTGGCCGGTCGACCCTACATTGATGTCCGCAACAGTTTTAACTCCTTTTTACCCGCAGGTCTAAAGCCTGAAGTCGCAGAAAAAGTTGTGAGCGGTTATATTGAGCGTTTGGACAATAACCCTAAATTTCATGATAAAGTTGAATTTGAGATTGCGGCAACTATCTTTGACCCTTGTTTTGATGATAATTTTAAAAGACGTTATCCTAGTCTTTTAACTGAATCCGAATTTAACCAATACAGAGAAAAACTGCTTGAACTGACGAATTTTAATCTCGACCAGAAAAACACCCTGCTGCCTGCTTATGAAAGTATAGAACTGTTAAAATCCCGGCAAAAAATGTACCCGAAGCTTAGTTGCGATATAAGTTTTTTTGAACTGACTTCTATCCTCCGTTCTCTTTTGGATGATTGTATTGAGTTTGGAACAATTCCATTTTCCATTATTGCACGGCACGGTTTTATTGCAGAATCCCTGCTGAGAAGCCTTATACACAAAAAGGGAATCAGCAAGGAACGGGTGGAAGAGTTCAAAAGATCCATCACAACTGTTTCCGGTGAAATGAGCAAACACTTTAATGAAATCTGTTCAAGCGGTGGTGATAATGAAGTCGCAAAAAAAGATTTTATAGCCAAATATGGACATTTGCGCCCTGGAACTTATGACATCCTTTCGTTAAAATACTCAGACAGGGAAAATTTATTTTTAAATATTTCGAGTTGCCAGACAGCAGATCAAATTCACAAAGATTTTGTTTTAAGCTCATCTGAGCGCAAAGCCATGAATAAAATTTTAACAGGAAGCGGAATAGAAAGCGTTGATGCAGAGTTTTTCCTTGAATACGCCGCCAAAGCTATTTCCGGCAGGGAATATGCCAAATTCATCTTTACAAGAAACCTGTCCCTCATCCTTGACGGCCTTGGTTTGTGGGGAGAAAAAATAGGGTTGGCCAAGGAAGAAGTAGCCATGCTTAACCTGCCTGACATAATGGATTCGCTTTACTCTCATCTCGATAGTTCTGTTTATGGACATTATGAAGAATTGGTCCGCAAAGGTAAAAAGCAGTATGAGTTGGCAAACTACTTCAAGTTAAGCTACTTGATCCGCTCTTCTGCTGACGTTTATGTTGTTCCCCAGCATCGATGTGCTCCAAATTTTATTACCAGCAAAAGAGTTGAAGCGCCCATAGTTATCGTCAGCAACACTTCCACGGAAAGTGAAAACCTGGCAGGGGCAATCGTTTGTATTGAAAGTGCAGACCCAGGGTATGACTGGATTTTTACCCGTAAGATAGCAGGGCTGGTGACCAAGTACGGTGGTACCAACTCACACATGGCTATCCGCTGTGCAGAGTATGGATTGCCCGCAGTAATTGGTTGTGGGGAAATGCTTTATGATAAAATAAGTGGTGCCAGCTTTTGCTGTCTTGATGCGGACCTAAAAAAGATTACCCCTTGCGAGATGAAATAG
- a CDS encoding gamma-glutamyl-gamma-aminobutyrate hydrolase family protein (Members of this family of hydrolases with an active site Cys residue belong to MEROPS family C26.), with protein sequence MSLKIGLTMRSCDAVEYVEPRHGLALDWIPFMKNVFSEAVWTGIPNLGKDAVRHIRGLGINALILTGGEDFGKNPARDELEFELIKFCLDNSHPILGICRGMQVLNFYFGGRISSVAREKHVATNHKIFLKREICGVTKIEVNSFHANGISRCDLASDLIPIAVDEDENIEAFYQAENKILGLMWHPERTSKSNRIDYELIHLFFGGGNYE encoded by the coding sequence ATGTCCTTAAAAATTGGTTTGACCATGCGTAGCTGTGACGCAGTAGAGTATGTGGAGCCACGTCATGGATTAGCCCTTGATTGGATTCCATTCATGAAGAATGTTTTTTCTGAGGCTGTTTGGACAGGAATTCCCAATCTGGGGAAAGATGCGGTGCGCCATATAAGAGGTCTTGGAATAAACGCTTTAATCCTTACCGGCGGTGAGGATTTCGGTAAAAATCCTGCCCGTGATGAGTTGGAGTTTGAGCTTATCAAATTCTGCCTTGATAACAGCCATCCAATCTTAGGGATTTGCCGTGGAATGCAGGTTTTAAATTTTTATTTTGGGGGACGAATTTCTTCTGTTGCCAGAGAAAAGCATGTGGCAACAAATCACAAAATATTTTTAAAAAGAGAAATTTGCGGAGTAACAAAAATTGAAGTAAATTCCTTTCATGCCAATGGGATATCAAGATGTGATCTAGCCTCAGATTTAATACCGATTGCTGTTGATGAAGATGAAAATATTGAAGCTTTCTATCAAGCTGAAAATAAAATACTGGGTCTAATGTGGCACCCTGAGCGAACATCAAAATCAAACCGTATTGATTATGAATTAATCCACCTTTTTTTTGGGGGAGGGAACTATGAATAA
- a CDS encoding phosphocholine cytidylyltransferase family protein: MQAIILAAGRGSRMKEATKDLPKCLVELMGKPLLHWQLEALRKGGSSDILVVRGYLAEKLSGDFSTVDNLRWADSNMVETMRHASAWLGKGPSIIAYSDIVYSAEHVQALNKSKYDISITYDSLWENLWKIRFEDPLSDAETFREADGKLLEIGGKATSIDEIKGQYMGLLRLTSRGWAIFSDLFSELGQKKVDKLDMTALLRLLLDKGIEIGAVSVAGKWAEVDSMEDLIVYENILAQTKAWSHDWR; encoded by the coding sequence ATGCAGGCGATTATTTTAGCCGCAGGACGTGGTTCACGAATGAAAGAGGCAACCAAAGATCTACCCAAATGCCTAGTAGAACTTATGGGCAAACCCCTTTTGCATTGGCAGCTTGAAGCATTACGCAAGGGCGGATCTAGCGATATTCTTGTCGTACGCGGTTATTTGGCAGAAAAGTTGAGCGGTGATTTTTCTACCGTGGACAACTTGCGCTGGGCTGACTCAAATATGGTTGAGACTATGCGTCACGCTTCCGCATGGCTGGGAAAAGGCCCTTCTATTATTGCCTATTCCGATATAGTTTACAGTGCAGAGCATGTGCAAGCCCTAAATAAAAGCAAGTACGATATTTCGATAACTTACGATTCTCTTTGGGAAAATCTTTGGAAAATACGTTTTGAGGATCCCTTAAGCGATGCGGAAACTTTTCGCGAAGCGGACGGAAAACTTTTGGAGATAGGCGGCAAGGCGACAAGCATTGATGAAATCAAAGGCCAATACATGGGGTTATTGCGCTTGACTTCTCGTGGCTGGGCTATTTTTTCAGACCTGTTCTCTGAGTTGGGACAAAAAAAAGTGGATAAACTGGACATGACTGCTTTGTTGCGTTTACTCCTTGATAAAGGAATAGAAATAGGCGCTGTTTCAGTAGCCGGCAAATGGGCTGAAGTTGATTCCATGGAAGACCTTATAGTCTATGAAAATATTTTAGCCCAAACAAAGGCTTGGAGCCATGATTGGCGGTAA
- a CDS encoding bifunctional 2-polyprenyl-6-hydroxyphenol methylase/3-demethylubiquinol 3-O-methyltransferase UbiG: MKHGDFTGLAKDYSRYRPGYSGFIVDFICDAVKGKLGNEGLKAVDAGAGTGIFSRMLAERGFSVLAAEPNNDMRKFGIKDCENYDVTYIESPAEKIDTEDNSCHLITMASSFHWPDFDQAIQEFNRILKSNGVFTALWNTRAVERDSITADIEKYLQDLVPEMKRKSSGRSEFCDNLTDRLSKCGSFGDAAYLESFHVEKQTIDHYIGLWRSVNDVQVQAGPERFEKFINYIKERTNGEPYINAHYQTRVWVAQKR; this comes from the coding sequence ATGAAACATGGTGATTTTACGGGATTAGCAAAGGATTATAGCCGGTACCGCCCTGGGTATTCAGGATTTATTGTTGATTTTATTTGCGATGCGGTAAAAGGGAAATTGGGAAACGAGGGATTAAAGGCTGTTGACGCTGGGGCAGGAACAGGCATTTTTAGCCGCATGCTGGCAGAGAGAGGTTTTTCTGTTCTGGCAGCTGAGCCCAATAATGATATGCGCAAATTTGGTATTAAGGATTGTGAAAACTATGATGTTACATACATTGAAAGCCCTGCTGAAAAAATAGATACAGAAGATAATTCCTGCCATTTAATTACTATGGCTTCATCCTTCCACTGGCCAGATTTTGATCAGGCAATACAGGAATTTAATCGAATTTTGAAATCTAATGGGGTGTTCACTGCCCTTTGGAATACAAGAGCCGTTGAAAGAGATTCCATTACAGCGGATATTGAAAAATATTTGCAGGACCTTGTTCCTGAAATGAAAAGAAAATCGTCTGGACGATCTGAGTTTTGTGATAATTTAACAGACCGTTTATCTAAATGTGGTTCTTTTGGAGATGCAGCATATTTAGAAAGTTTTCATGTAGAAAAACAAACCATTGACCATTATATTGGCCTTTGGCGTTCTGTAAACGATGTTCAAGTTCAAGCTGGCCCTGAAAGATTTGAGAAGTTCATTAATTACATAAAAGAAAGAACAAATGGTGAGCCATACATTAACGCACACTATCAAACCCGTGTATGGGTCGCTCAAAAGAGATAA
- a CDS encoding adenylyl-sulfate kinase gives MKGKVIWLTGLSASGKSTIAHEIQQLLKKRKIIPLLLDGDEFREAVADHNCGHDPKNRIINAYRISRFANLAVRQGLVVIVATMSLYHEIHNWNRNNFPDYYEVLIKADLETLKQRDPKGLYKNFSSGDAQNIPGMDLEPEFPLNPDLIIENNGQINEVKKVAKRILNNCDLL, from the coding sequence ATGAAAGGCAAAGTAATTTGGCTAACAGGTCTGTCAGCATCTGGAAAATCAACAATAGCCCATGAGATACAGCAACTCCTCAAAAAGCGGAAAATAATTCCGCTACTGCTTGATGGAGATGAGTTTCGTGAGGCTGTGGCTGATCACAACTGCGGACATGACCCCAAAAACAGGATTATAAATGCATATCGAATTAGCCGCTTTGCCAATTTAGCAGTAAGGCAGGGACTGGTGGTCATTGTGGCCACTATGTCCCTTTACCATGAAATCCATAATTGGAACCGTAATAATTTTCCTGATTACTACGAGGTACTTATTAAGGCTGATTTAGAAACATTAAAACAAAGGGACCCTAAAGGGTTGTATAAAAATTTTAGCAGTGGAGATGCCCAAAATATTCCCGGAATGGATTTAGAACCCGAATTTCCTTTAAATCCAGACTTGATAATAGAAAATAACGGGCAAATCAATGAAGTTAAAAAAGTAGCAAAAAGAATATTAAATAATTGCGATCTTCTATAA
- the tnpB gene encoding IS66 family insertion sequence element accessory protein TnpB (TnpB, as the term is used for proteins encoded by IS66 family insertion elements, is considered an accessory protein, since TnpC, encoded by a neighboring gene, is a DDE family transposase.) — protein MFIVLGTTDMRKAIKGLSIVVADYLDLNVFFGNFFVFCNRNRIFVKIRYWDRNGFCLWQKRFEKHRFSWPESEGEVLELSHRQLRWILDGLDPMQVK, from the coding sequence GTGTTCATTGTTCTCGGGACAACGGACATGCGTAAAGCTATCAAAGGTTTGTCCATTGTCGTCGCAGATTATCTAGATTTGAATGTTTTTTTCGGTAACTTCTTTGTTTTCTGCAATCGCAATAGAATTTTTGTTAAAATTCGTTATTGGGATCGTAACGGCTTTTGTCTCTGGCAAAAACGTTTTGAAAAACATCGGTTTTCATGGCCTGAATCAGAAGGAGAGGTATTAGAATTAAGCCATCGACAATTGCGCTGGATTTTAGATGGTCTTGATCCAATGCAGGTAAAATGA